The nucleotide sequence tttaaaactacTCTTTAATTATTGGAGGTatttaatcagaaaaaaaatattaatttaagttTCCGACCATTACCTACAGTGTCTGTGATTTCAATCACTGGATTCATtcactatttttatatttgtctttatcACTTCCTCTTTTAAAGACACTTTTGTGCCTGtgtccattttcttttccacttttttttttagtttatttgttggATTTTTAGGTAAATTCATGAAGCGTTATGTCACTGAATGTCAGAGCTTTTCCCAGTGCAgtgaaaataaaggaaacacaTTCATGTGACTCTGGTGTAAAGTCCTCAAAGGGGCAGTGGGAGAATGGGATTGATTGCAGTCATTACACAGGATCCTGGATCTGTTGCTTCTCTAAAGTCATGTTTGCCTTCAGCTAAAATTCTTCATTGCAGTTTCAACAAGGTGCTTGGAACATTTGTTCACAGATTTTGGTCCATATTGAAAGACTTGTGGACTTTACATCCATGATTTAAATCTTCTGTTCCACAATTCAACAGTTCTAAGTAAAATCAAAATTTACGTCAGTTACATTCAATGTCTGAATcaaagttcattttattttaacagagaTGTTTTTGGTCCAGATACGTGTGTGAAGCAGAGCTGCTCTTCAAACGCTGCTGTTTCTTAGCAAGATCTAAATCCAATTGATGGTGAAAACCAGATGTCAGACTGATGTTGGGGCCTTCACAAagcttctttgttttatttgtttcctttctcaCTATGGTAAGTTTTACTTTGTTAATTCAGTTCATTTCCAAATCATGGTATAGCATGTGCATCAAAATAACATGTACTGCAATACAAATAATGTAGAAAACCTTTATTATTGTCCATCAAATGTTGCTAAAGCGATGATCCAAATGTCTCAAACTTCTGACTCAGAAACCGCGTATCTCCCATCACTACTGAAAACACCCAAGCTGAGCAAGACTCCTGAAAGTCTAACGCTACAAATCACTTTCAGCAACAAGGACAAAGATTCTCTGAAAACCACTTTGTACTATTATGATGAATTATGATTTTGGGAAACATTGTTCATgcaatattttacaaaacatgtaAAGTCAGGAAGTTTCTTTAGTAAAGGAAGTGGCTCTGAAAAGAGCCGTTGTGGTGGGTTGGACCCTTTTAAGCCCTCTCTCCGCGGATGCGGCGGGCCAGCTGGATGTCCTTGGGCATGATGGTGACCCTCTTGGCGTGGATGGCGCACAGGTTGGTGTCCTCGAACAGACCCACCAGATAAGCCTCGCTGGCCTCCTGCAGAGCCATGACGGCGGAGCTCTGGAAGCGCAGGTCGGTCTTGAAGTCCTGAGCGATTTCTCGGACCAGGCGCTGGAAGGGCAGCTTGCGGATCAGCAGCTCGGTGGACTTCTGGTAGCGACGGATCTCTCGGAGAGCCACGGTACCGGGCCTGTAACGGTGGGGCTTCTTGACTCCGCCGGTGGCCGGGGCGCTCTTCCGGGCGGCTTTGGTGGCCAACTGCTTCCTGGGAGCTTTGCCTCCGGTGGATTTACGGGCGGTTTGTTTAGTTCTTGCCATTTCTTTGGCTACTTTCTGTAGACTGGAGAAAAATGTGGAACAGATCTGCGAGCCGCTGCTCTTAAACCGTGGGACGCGGCAGTGAACCGGTGACGCAGCGTTCGAGCTCCTGTTCCTGATTGGTGAGAGGCTCCTCCTGGAGCTCAGCTCCGCCTGGAAGAAAGAGTCTCCGCCTCGGTCTCCGCTGCTTATTGGACACAAGCTTGTTCAAACTGTGCGCCCAAATCCACAGCGGGCCGCCCTCTGCTGCGCTGCTGGAAGCCTCTTTTCTGGTTGGTCTGGCAGGAACCGTCGCGCTCCCCGCGGATATAAAACAAGCTCTGCGCCGTAGAAGCGTCATTATTTTCTGAGTCTTAACTACAGAGATAAACTAACGATGTCTGGACGTGGAAAAACCGGTGGCAAAGCCCGAGCAAAGGCAAAGACCCGCTCCTCCCGTGCTGGGCTCCAGTTCCCAGTCGGTCGTGTCCACAGGCTGCTGCGTAAAGGCAACTATGCTGAGCGTGTTGGAGCCGGAGCTCCCGTCTACCTGGCGGCTGTTCTCGAGTACCTGACCGCCGAGATCCTGGAGCTGGCTGGAAACGCCGCCCGCGACAACAAGAAGACCAGGATCATCCCCCGTCACCTGCAGCTGGCTGTGCGCAACGACGAGGAGCTCAACAAGCTGCTGGGAGGAGTCACCATCGCTCAGGGCGGCGTGCTGCCCAACATCCAGGCGGTGCTGCTGCCCAAGAAGACCGAGAAACCCGCCAAGAAGTAAACGGGGACCCGCTTCAACCACCACAACGGCTCTTTTCAGAGCCACACACTTGAACACTGACGACAAATTTCCTTCATGGTTCAAATGAGACAAAAGTCACTGAACATCCACATGagctgaaaaacacaatgttagTTGGAGGTTTGTGTAGGACTGTGTTTAAGTCTAAATCTAACAAACCTTCACATCTGTATTAAACTGCACTAAACTCAGTCAACAATTACTAACTCACTGATCCGTTTCCTGAATTTGCCCTGAGACCTGAACTTGCTCCAGTTCTATAAAACAACaatgttcattattttactacGAGTAAAATGGAGAAGAGTTTTCTCCCCAGTTCTTTGTACAGCAGTGTGTCACATTCACCAAAGgacaaacatgaaaatgttctgGTATTTGGATGTGATATGGATCTTAGAATTATGGCCTACGATCTGTATTTGtggatcaaataaaaacaaaactcttccaTTTCTCAATGGTGGAAGAAAACTGTGATTGAAAGAATATTTGgattttcacaattttcatGTGAATgtaatttgtgatttgttttttctgtttccaaagcaatgtttattattaacatgaggacttgtatttcatttttaacctGAGAGTCTGAGCTTATCCACTTGTTCTGTTTTGTCCTGCTGTAGTTCAGCTCCAAGGATTAGATTTAGTGTTTGTAAATAATTGACAGCATTCAAATCTAAATCTTAAGTGACAATGATAATGTTTCATAGTTACTTTATATTGTTGGTAATGGTCACATTAACATGGACATATGTTAATATGCTTATTTGTAAGTCATTAAAGCGTTTGTGTAATTTGTGCTTCACAACACAAATAGTTTTCACAATGTCACAGATCTTATGTCCAATAGAAGAAAATTTCATCCATCACCTGCACTGTTATAACAGAAATgattacctttttatttaaaatggcaaaatccATCTTCTCCATGAATCCAATGGTATTAAAGTATTGAACAGAGTTAAACTGAGTTTTACAGTTAAATTACAAACAAtggatgaaaacaaataatattgtgaatataatcacttatttgtatttgtcaggTGGAAACTGTgtaattactgtattattaattatgtatttttttcacaatctATCAATGACAAATACAGATATTTTCCATTTCTAATTTGTTGAGTAaacttaattgtttttaaatacatgttaaaATGCATTAATCCATAAATCACTTCTGATCACTTTCCTTAAAACCTCAACTCTTCCTCAGAACAAAcgcttcatttcattttatacacAGTTGCATTAAGACTCATGAAACATCTGTAAGTTTGTTTTCGGCCTCTGTGACTTTACACTGTGTCTGACACGTAACGTCTCTATGAGAAAGTGAAGCTGAACACGTCCTAATATGAGAACAATGATTATTgaactgcaaataaaaaggTCGTCGGTTCAGTCTCTTCATTGTGGCTTTAGTGTTTCTTATTCCATTTGAGCTGCTCTTTAGATGGTGTTGGTACTGGACCCACATAAGAAGAAGTGgatgatgacaataaaagccccCAGCTGTTTCGCTCGGgtaaagcttttattgtgaagcagctaCAGTTTGTATTAGCAGTAAGTTAACACAGCTCTTAC is from Channa argus isolate prfri chromosome 22, Channa argus male v1.0, whole genome shotgun sequence and encodes:
- the LOC137107772 gene encoding histone H2A-like, which translates into the protein MSGRGKTGGKARAKAKTRSSRAGLQFPVGRVHRLLRKGNYAERVGAGAPVYLAAVLEYLTAEILELAGNAARDNKKTRIIPRHLQLAVRNDEELNKLLGGVTIAQGGVLPNIQAVLLPKKTEKPAKK
- the LOC137107769 gene encoding histone H3 translates to MARTKQTARKSTGGKAPRKQLATKAARKSAPATGGVKKPHRYRPGTVALREIRRYQKSTELLIRKLPFQRLVREIAQDFKTDLRFQSSAVMALQEASEAYLVGLFEDTNLCAIHAKRVTIMPKDIQLARRIRGERA